In the Victivallis sp. Marseille-Q1083 genome, one interval contains:
- a CDS encoding YhcH/YjgK/YiaL family protein, protein MIYDFCENFHLYRFEKYEFWQQLFAFISDLTAELAPGRYPLQGEELFVNVQEYQTKPLEAPANCLELHRRYLDIQLVLDGSERIFCRAGAGLAGRQPYSESSDCALLEFKPEGAYALPLYPGNFILLLPEEPHMPCIACREPAKVKKAVVKIDRRLLGI, encoded by the coding sequence ATGATTTACGATTTTTGCGAAAATTTCCATTTGTATCGTTTCGAAAAATACGAATTCTGGCAGCAACTGTTTGCGTTCATTTCCGATCTGACGGCCGAACTGGCTCCGGGGCGGTACCCGCTGCAGGGCGAGGAGCTGTTCGTCAACGTCCAGGAGTATCAGACCAAACCGCTGGAAGCTCCGGCCAATTGCCTGGAGCTGCACCGGCGCTACCTGGATATCCAACTGGTGCTTGACGGTTCGGAACGCATTTTCTGCCGGGCCGGCGCCGGCCTGGCGGGTCGGCAGCCGTATTCGGAGAGCAGCGATTGTGCGCTGTTGGAGTTCAAGCCGGAAGGCGCTTATGCCCTGCCGCTCTATCCGGGCAACTTCATCTTATTGCTGCCGGAAGAGCCGCATATGCCGTGTATCGCCTGCCGGGAACCGGCCAAAGTGAAAAAAGCGGTGGTGAAAATCGACCGCCGGCTGCTCGGCATCTGA
- a CDS encoding peptidyl-prolyl cis-trans isomerase — protein MAKLVILLLLWAGAAGMLSGIEWPAALAKFSEPLASIDGRDITRAMVAERLSEVAPEVVVKLNDDQFTELIRKIVYELLDEEAVRRILHGTELEPSPELVRRELMNVWETLKLEGNPRLMAPEARDRLIERMATDPRKQFQVAALLWIRREFQEKLTMAPEEVENFYRENQQRFLQPVAAEFSLLVLPRSGEAAAQLQEKNRSAIDARLRQLESFESIATDYPQPGEAQLAVLRREPAVLDAVARLERDGSYAVLELPEAIVWVRLDRRRPAAYLPLEAVRESLRKELLAGRIRQAVNAAIARERAGMKITFFF, from the coding sequence ATGGCGAAGTTGGTCATACTGCTGTTGCTGTGGGCCGGCGCGGCCGGGATGTTGTCCGGCATCGAATGGCCGGCGGCGCTGGCGAAATTTTCCGAACCGCTGGCGTCGATCGACGGCAGGGACATCACGCGGGCGATGGTGGCCGAACGGTTGAGCGAAGTGGCGCCGGAGGTGGTCGTGAAGCTCAACGACGACCAGTTTACCGAATTGATCCGCAAGATCGTCTATGAATTGCTGGACGAGGAAGCGGTACGCCGGATTCTGCACGGCACCGAGTTGGAACCGTCGCCGGAGCTGGTGCGGCGGGAGTTGATGAACGTCTGGGAGACCTTGAAGCTGGAAGGGAATCCGCGTTTGATGGCGCCGGAGGCGCGGGACCGGCTGATCGAACGGATGGCGACCGACCCGCGCAAGCAGTTTCAGGTGGCGGCGCTGCTGTGGATCCGGCGGGAATTCCAGGAGAAACTGACAATGGCGCCGGAAGAGGTGGAAAATTTCTACCGGGAAAACCAGCAGCGTTTTCTGCAGCCGGTGGCGGCGGAGTTTTCGTTGCTGGTGCTGCCGCGCTCCGGAGAGGCGGCGGCGCAACTGCAGGAAAAAAACCGCAGTGCGATCGATGCCCGTTTGCGTCAATTGGAAAGTTTTGAAAGCATCGCAACGGATTATCCGCAGCCCGGCGAAGCGCAATTGGCGGTACTGCGCCGCGAGCCGGCGGTCCTCGACGCGGTGGCGCGCCTGGAGCGGGACGGCAGTTATGCCGTGTTGGAGCTGCCCGAGGCGATCGTCTGGGTTCGGCTCGACCGGCGCCGGCCGGCCGCCTACCTGCCGCTGGAAGCGGTACGGGAATCCTTGCGGAAGGAGTTGCTGGCCGGCAGAATCCGCCAGGCCGTCAATGCGGCGATCGCCCGGGAACGGGCCGGGATGAAAATAACATTTTTCTTTTAA